In one window of Halomarina pelagica DNA:
- a CDS encoding transcription initiation factor IIB codes for MSSASARCCPECDGRLHRERTETICGSCGLVVSEDAIDRGPEWRSFAADEADPRRTGAPLTRSRHDRGLSTEIGYATRLKGRKRRRVARMRRHHNRAKIGSKTERNRVYAFTEIRRLIGALQLPDHVRDRACVLFESAQNEDLLRGRSIEGFAAAAVYATCRADAISRTVAEVVAHAKATRAELKAAYDALNRELGLPTGPIDPREYLARFATELDLPAAVERRARDLAGEAAERGLVSGRNPAGVAAACLYTAADEVDHAITQRRVAAVADVTPVTLRSTYYDLTDD; via the coding sequence ATGAGTTCGGCATCAGCACGGTGTTGCCCCGAGTGCGACGGTCGCCTGCACCGCGAGCGGACCGAGACGATCTGCGGCAGTTGTGGCCTCGTCGTGAGCGAGGACGCGATCGACCGCGGCCCCGAGTGGCGTTCGTTCGCCGCGGACGAGGCGGATCCCAGGCGCACGGGCGCGCCGCTGACCCGTTCGCGTCACGATCGCGGTCTCTCGACGGAGATCGGCTACGCGACGCGACTCAAGGGCCGGAAGCGCCGTCGCGTCGCCCGGATGCGTCGCCACCACAACCGCGCGAAGATCGGCTCGAAGACGGAACGAAACCGCGTCTACGCCTTCACCGAGATCCGCCGGCTCATCGGCGCGCTCCAGCTTCCCGACCACGTCCGCGACCGCGCGTGCGTCCTCTTCGAGTCCGCGCAGAACGAGGACCTCCTCCGGGGACGCTCCATCGAGGGGTTCGCCGCGGCGGCGGTGTACGCGACCTGTCGCGCCGACGCCATCTCGCGCACCGTGGCGGAGGTCGTCGCGCACGCCAAGGCGACTCGGGCGGAACTGAAGGCGGCCTACGACGCGCTGAACCGCGAACTCGGGCTCCCCACCGGTCCGATCGACCCTCGCGAGTACCTCGCGCGCTTCGCGACGGAACTCGACCTCCCCGCCGCCGTCGAGCGCCGCGCTCGCGACCTCGCCGGGGAGGCGGCGGAGCGCGGGCTCGTCTCGGGGCGTAACCCGGCGGGCGTCGCCGCGGCGTGCCTCTACACGGCGGCCGACGAGGTCGACCACGCGATCACCCAGCGCCGCGTCGCGGCCGTCGCCGACGTCACCCCCGTCACGCTCCGATCGACGTACTACGACCTGACCGACGACTGA
- a CDS encoding chromosome partitioning protein ParA, producing the protein MILAVTGGKGGVGKTTVAYNLGRALDAVVVDADLGMADLPAARGPDLHDVLAGRADPVEAVREDGPVSILPCGRTLAGARAADPRALSTALAAVAEAYGRCVVDCPAGLGSDVGMALLAAEASVIVTTPSAVALADAVRVRVLARELDAGLAAVALNRAGEHPAADRVEQLFGAPVTTIPESAAVARATAHGVPVTSLDGRAAEPFEELGAVVQSSVRS; encoded by the coding sequence GTGATCCTCGCCGTCACCGGCGGAAAGGGCGGCGTCGGGAAGACGACCGTCGCGTACAACCTCGGGCGGGCGCTCGACGCGGTCGTCGTGGACGCCGATCTCGGGATGGCAGACCTCCCCGCCGCCCGCGGGCCGGACCTCCACGACGTGCTGGCGGGGCGGGCGGATCCCGTCGAGGCCGTGCGCGAGGACGGGCCGGTGTCGATCCTCCCCTGCGGTCGGACGCTCGCCGGCGCGCGGGCGGCGGACCCGCGCGCCCTCTCGACTGCGCTCGCGGCGGTCGCCGAGGCGTACGGTCGGTGCGTCGTCGACTGCCCCGCGGGGCTGGGGAGCGACGTGGGGATGGCGTTGCTCGCGGCGGAGGCGTCCGTGATCGTGACGACGCCGTCGGCGGTCGCGCTGGCCGACGCCGTCCGGGTGCGCGTCCTCGCGCGGGAACTCGACGCGGGGCTCGCCGCCGTCGCGCTCAATCGGGCGGGCGAGCACCCGGCCGCGGATCGGGTCGAGCAGCTCTTCGGCGCGCCGGTGACGACGATCCCCGAGTCCGCCGCCGTCGCGCGAGCGACGGCCCACGGCGTGCCGGTCACGTCGCTCGACGGACGGGCGGCGGAGCCGTTCGAGGAACTGGGCGCGGTCGTTCAGTCGTCGGTCAGGTCGTAG
- a CDS encoding DUF7857 domain-containing protein, whose product MDSEWSQCRRNGVTFVSVVLRSDRRRRVRLTSALAPIWPPRRRGVPEAGWTDDGYEGVVDGILSLGFATPAPPTDGAPVDVEPLPIVEEPPTFDRPGWAPAVEATPDGVVRALGDPRPPRAAVPVPERRSEGGRVDERERSAGSEREATDEREGDDGSVRAATAALPTVEARIEAAEELAAVETLDDATAALERVGGLAGARALRSALEDDREALARLEARVADLRGRAALDLPIETLERVA is encoded by the coding sequence ATGGACAGCGAGTGGTCACAGTGTCGCCGAAACGGGGTGACGTTCGTCTCGGTCGTCCTCCGGAGCGACCGCCGACGGCGGGTTCGACTGACGAGCGCGCTCGCGCCGATCTGGCCGCCCCGCCGCCGTGGCGTGCCCGAAGCGGGGTGGACGGACGATGGATACGAGGGGGTCGTGGACGGGATCCTGTCGCTCGGCTTCGCTACACCCGCCCCGCCGACGGACGGCGCGCCGGTGGACGTCGAACCGTTACCGATCGTCGAGGAGCCACCGACGTTCGACCGCCCCGGATGGGCACCGGCGGTCGAGGCGACCCCCGACGGCGTCGTCCGGGCGCTCGGCGATCCCCGGCCGCCGCGAGCGGCCGTGCCGGTTCCCGAACGAAGGAGCGAGGGCGGGCGAGTGGACGAACGCGAGCGGAGCGCGGGGAGCGAGCGAGAGGCGACCGACGAGCGCGAGGGAGACGACGGCTCGGTGCGCGCGGCGACGGCGGCGCTCCCCACCGTCGAGGCGCGGATCGAGGCGGCCGAGGAACTCGCCGCCGTGGAGACGCTGGACGACGCGACGGCGGCGCTGGAGCGCGTCGGCGGACTGGCCGGCGCGCGTGCGCTTCGGTCCGCGCTCGAAGACGACCGGGAGGCGCTGGCGCGGCTGGAGGCGCGCGTCGCCGACCTGCGCGGGCGGGCGGCGCTCGACCTCCCGATCGAGACGCTGGAGCGCGTCGCGTGA
- a CDS encoding DUF7856 family protein, which yields MRVHLPSATLTGDAIDLRGSGLAVGRVARAVREADGFVECPPPGALHERAGVVRRDATLRVRTALALAARSRGFLAPQDEERDRARRRLAELDAARVERVDASDARRRVAAADADVARLRERCATLQGRIQALREADDEAGAEAARADLAEAARALSERETAREAAAQELDALAERQRAVRDARDERRRLADRVANLDRAARRHLVERVTDEYRAAVADAPGATAAASDPFAADGVTATLAVLRVGTVRAPVVLACDRFESATAAAEWLDAPVLRL from the coding sequence ATGAGGGTCCACCTGCCGTCCGCGACGCTGACCGGGGACGCGATCGACCTCCGGGGGAGCGGACTCGCCGTCGGGCGCGTCGCGCGAGCGGTCCGGGAGGCCGACGGCTTCGTCGAGTGTCCGCCGCCGGGGGCGCTCCACGAACGGGCGGGCGTCGTCCGCCGGGACGCGACGCTCAGGGTGCGAACGGCGCTGGCGCTTGCCGCCCGGTCGCGGGGGTTCCTCGCCCCGCAGGACGAGGAGCGCGACCGCGCCCGACGGCGACTGGCCGAACTCGACGCCGCACGGGTCGAGCGGGTTGACGCCAGCGACGCACGGCGTCGAGTCGCGGCGGCCGACGCCGACGTGGCCCGGTTGCGCGAGCGGTGTGCGACCCTCCAGGGTCGGATACAGGCGCTCCGAGAGGCGGACGACGAGGCGGGGGCGGAGGCGGCGCGGGCCGATCTCGCCGAGGCCGCGCGGGCGCTCTCCGAGCGGGAGACGGCGCGCGAGGCGGCCGCGCAGGAACTCGACGCGCTCGCGGAGCGCCAGCGCGCCGTCCGCGACGCCCGCGACGAGCGTCGGCGACTCGCCGACCGCGTCGCGAACCTCGACCGGGCGGCGCGGCGGCACCTGGTCGAGCGCGTGACCGACGAGTACCGCGCGGCGGTCGCCGACGCGCCCGGAGCGACGGCGGCCGCGTCCGATCCGTTCGCCGCGGACGGCGTCACGGCGACCCTCGCGGTGCTCCGCGTGGGGACCGTCCGGGCACCGGTCGTGCTCGCGTGCGACCGCTTCGAGAGCGCGACGGCGGCCGCCGAGTGGCTCGACGCGCCCGTCCTCCGCCTGTAG
- a CDS encoding DUF7855 family protein: MLLVIAYSRAARGSLRNVHRTHEGSVVRRFGRVALFEATELGAFLALRLREKHPGEVQISRVEPFNEFSAVPERVREAARAYERRENPNVPYATFAAGTDHPAPEELADRELADREL; the protein is encoded by the coding sequence GTGCTACTGGTCATCGCCTACTCGCGGGCCGCCCGCGGGAGCCTCAGGAACGTCCATCGGACCCACGAGGGGAGCGTCGTCAGGCGGTTCGGTCGGGTCGCGCTGTTCGAGGCGACGGAACTCGGCGCGTTCCTCGCGCTCCGCCTGCGCGAGAAGCACCCCGGCGAGGTGCAGATCTCGCGCGTCGAGCCGTTCAACGAGTTCAGCGCCGTCCCCGAGCGCGTTCGCGAGGCCGCCCGCGCCTACGAGCGCCGGGAGAACCCCAACGTCCCCTACGCGACGTTCGCGGCGGGGACCGACCACCCTGCGCCCGAGGAGCTAGCCGACCGGGAGCTGGCCGACCGGGAGCTGTGA
- a CDS encoding DUF7854 family protein, with translation MDRISALRNIEDALSDFEAGECDLATAERRVRGVLRTYATSFAEQDAYRASGDPPIDGLVVVATSPKEARERLRALVDDPGPFDVERVE, from the coding sequence ATGGATCGGATCTCCGCGCTGCGCAACATCGAGGACGCGCTGAGCGACTTCGAGGCGGGCGAGTGCGACCTCGCCACGGCCGAGCGGCGCGTCCGCGGCGTCCTGCGCACCTACGCCACGTCGTTCGCGGAACAGGACGCCTACCGCGCCAGCGGCGATCCGCCGATCGACGGCCTCGTCGTCGTGGCGACCTCGCCGAAGGAGGCGCGCGAGCGCCTGCGCGCGCTCGTCGACGACCCCGGCCCGTTCGACGTCGAGCGCGTCGAGTGA
- a CDS encoding XRE family transcriptional regulator, translating into MALAEDTDIIDSFEEFYRTYYRNEIGELARKYPNDQRSLYISWTDLYRFDPELAEQYRNQPGQLQEYAEEALRLYDLPVDVSLGQAHVRIRDLDRTTDIRAIRARHRGQLISVQGIVRKATDVRPKIQQAAFECQRCGTLTRIPQTGGDFQEPHECQGCERQGPFRINFDQSEFVDAQKLRVQESPEGLRGGETPQNIDVHVEDDVTGRVTAGDHVKVTGILRLDQQESGQKKSAMFDIFMDGISIEIEDEQFEEMDITDEEKREIVNLSNESSIYEQMVGSLAPSIWGYEEEKLAIVLQLFSGVTKHLPDGSRIRGDFHMLLIGDPGTGKSALLQYVRNIAPRSVYTSGKGSSAAGLTAAAVRDDFGEGQQWSLEAGALVLADQGIAAIDELDKMRCVTGDTLVHLGDGRVTRIREVAREAARSGTIEELPNGRTIRDVDAEAWTMTDDGRLVRRPVTAVHAYDAPDDLVEVTLESGEAVTATSDHPFFVFDGGERVEKAAAELGHDDWVYVPRRLPHPATDGGTVADAGTVEADTKALDAACERVGGDRTILDVVPACGDLLSDLRDSLRLYQSECGLNDATYCNFENGDANVSLRLGRTVLDAFEARRRDAAADAEALSEDDRWETLSQVKERYHVSQLELASGTSYSQSQVSQRWGDDDDLRETVRRQLREVVAAVADTDLAPFRDLVRGDVKWRRVASVEPVAPGTTDDRTRLLRGELADLLGCTPADAVSSAERLLAEEPTASSWDELRAELDRHGVSFEDLADDLGVAGSTVSRWFDGVVETDRFPEVRATARAEFEAVRTRARALLDELEARGRPKVYDLTVEGTHNFVANGMVVHNSEDRSAMHEALEQQSISISKAGINATLKSRCALLGAANPKYGRFDEYESIGEQIELEPALISRFDLIFTITDKPDPDRDRDLAKHILTTNYAGELHTHRTEANASNVTQDEVDTVTEGVEPAIDADLLRKYIAYAKRTCFPVMTEEAREEIEEFYVDLRSQGADGDAPVPVTARKLEGLVRLAEASARVRLSDSVDREDAQRVIDIVRSSLEDIGMDPETGEFDADIVETGTSKTQRDRIRDIKGIIGEVEGEYDEGAPVEEVLDRAEAVGIERSKAEHEIEKLRRQGDVYEPQTDYLRTV; encoded by the coding sequence ATGGCGCTCGCGGAGGATACCGACATCATCGACTCGTTCGAGGAGTTCTATCGGACGTACTACCGCAACGAGATCGGTGAACTCGCGCGTAAGTATCCCAACGATCAGCGCTCGCTCTACATCTCCTGGACCGACCTCTACCGGTTCGACCCGGAACTCGCCGAACAGTACCGCAATCAGCCGGGGCAGCTCCAGGAGTACGCGGAGGAGGCCCTCCGGCTCTACGACCTGCCGGTCGACGTGAGCCTCGGGCAGGCGCACGTCCGCATCCGCGACCTCGATCGGACGACGGACATCCGGGCGATCCGCGCGCGCCACCGCGGCCAGCTCATCAGCGTGCAGGGGATCGTCCGCAAGGCCACCGACGTTCGCCCGAAGATCCAGCAGGCCGCCTTCGAGTGCCAGCGCTGCGGGACGCTCACCCGCATCCCCCAGACGGGCGGCGACTTCCAGGAGCCCCACGAGTGTCAGGGCTGTGAGCGACAGGGACCGTTCCGCATCAACTTCGACCAGTCGGAGTTCGTCGACGCACAGAAGCTCCGCGTCCAGGAGTCCCCCGAGGGACTGCGCGGCGGCGAGACCCCGCAGAACATCGACGTCCACGTCGAGGACGACGTCACCGGCCGGGTGACCGCCGGCGACCACGTGAAGGTCACCGGCATCCTCCGGCTCGACCAGCAGGAGTCCGGCCAGAAGAAGTCCGCGATGTTCGACATCTTCATGGACGGCATCTCGATCGAGATCGAGGACGAGCAGTTCGAGGAGATGGACATCACCGACGAGGAGAAACGCGAGATCGTCAACCTCTCCAACGAGTCGAGCATCTACGAGCAGATGGTCGGCTCGCTCGCCCCCTCCATCTGGGGTTACGAGGAGGAGAAGCTCGCGATCGTCCTCCAGCTCTTCTCGGGGGTGACGAAGCACCTCCCCGACGGCTCCCGGATCCGCGGCGACTTCCACATGCTCCTGATCGGGGACCCCGGGACCGGGAAGTCGGCGCTGCTGCAGTACGTCCGAAACATCGCGCCGCGATCGGTGTACACCTCGGGGAAGGGGAGTTCCGCGGCCGGGCTGACCGCCGCCGCCGTGCGCGACGACTTCGGCGAGGGGCAGCAGTGGTCGCTCGAGGCCGGCGCGCTCGTGCTGGCCGATCAGGGAATCGCCGCGATCGACGAACTCGACAAGATGCGGTGCGTGACGGGCGACACGCTCGTCCACCTCGGGGACGGACGCGTGACGCGCATCCGCGAAGTGGCGCGCGAGGCCGCCCGCTCCGGGACGATCGAGGAACTCCCGAACGGGCGAACGATCCGCGACGTGGACGCGGAGGCGTGGACGATGACCGACGACGGGCGGCTCGTCAGGCGACCGGTCACCGCGGTCCACGCATACGACGCACCCGACGACCTCGTCGAGGTGACGCTCGAATCCGGCGAGGCCGTCACGGCGACGTCCGACCACCCGTTCTTCGTGTTCGACGGCGGCGAGCGCGTCGAGAAGGCCGCGGCCGAACTCGGTCACGACGACTGGGTGTACGTACCGCGGCGGCTCCCGCATCCGGCCACCGACGGCGGTACGGTCGCCGACGCGGGTACCGTCGAAGCCGACACGAAGGCCCTCGACGCCGCGTGCGAGCGGGTGGGCGGGGACCGGACGATCCTCGACGTCGTCCCAGCGTGCGGCGACCTGCTCTCGGACCTCCGCGACTCCCTCCGGCTCTACCAGTCCGAGTGCGGATTGAACGACGCGACGTACTGCAACTTCGAGAACGGGGACGCGAACGTCTCGCTCCGGCTGGGTCGAACGGTCCTCGACGCGTTCGAGGCGCGGCGGCGGGACGCCGCGGCCGACGCGGAGGCGCTGTCCGAGGACGATCGCTGGGAGACGCTCTCGCAGGTGAAGGAGAGGTACCACGTCTCACAGCTCGAACTCGCGAGCGGGACGTCGTACAGCCAGTCGCAGGTGTCTCAACGGTGGGGTGACGACGACGACCTCCGCGAGACTGTTCGACGACAGCTCCGCGAGGTCGTCGCGGCCGTCGCCGACACCGACCTCGCGCCGTTTCGCGATCTGGTCCGCGGCGACGTGAAGTGGCGGCGGGTCGCGAGCGTCGAACCCGTCGCGCCGGGGACGACCGACGACCGTACCCGACTGCTACGCGGCGAGTTGGCCGACCTCCTCGGCTGTACGCCGGCGGACGCGGTATCGTCCGCCGAACGCCTGCTCGCGGAGGAGCCGACGGCGTCGTCCTGGGACGAGCTTCGAGCTGAACTCGACCGGCACGGCGTCTCGTTCGAGGATCTCGCCGACGACCTCGGCGTCGCCGGTTCGACGGTCTCGCGCTGGTTCGACGGGGTCGTCGAGACCGATCGCTTCCCGGAGGTCAGAGCGACCGCGCGCGCCGAGTTCGAGGCAGTCAGGACGCGAGCCCGCGCGCTCCTCGACGAACTGGAGGCTCGCGGCCGGCCGAAGGTGTACGACCTCACGGTCGAGGGGACGCACAACTTCGTGGCGAACGGGATGGTCGTCCACAACTCGGAGGATCGCTCGGCCATGCACGAAGCGCTTGAACAACAAAGTATTAGCATAAGCAAGGCCGGAATTAACGCGACGCTCAAGTCCCGGTGTGCGCTCCTCGGCGCGGCCAACCCGAAGTACGGGCGCTTCGACGAGTACGAGTCCATCGGCGAGCAGATCGAACTCGAACCCGCGCTCATCTCGCGGTTCGACCTCATCTTCACCATCACCGACAAGCCCGACCCGGATCGGGACCGCGACCTCGCAAAGCACATCCTCACGACGAACTACGCGGGCGAACTCCACACCCACCGCACGGAGGCGAACGCCTCGAACGTCACGCAGGACGAGGTCGACACCGTCACCGAGGGGGTCGAGCCGGCCATCGACGCCGACCTGCTGCGGAAGTACATCGCCTACGCGAAGCGCACCTGCTTCCCGGTGATGACCGAGGAGGCGCGCGAGGAGATCGAGGAGTTCTACGTCGACCTCCGCTCGCAGGGGGCCGACGGCGACGCGCCCGTCCCCGTCACCGCGCGCAAGCTGGAGGGGCTGGTCCGCCTCGCGGAGGCCTCCGCGCGCGTCCGCCTCTCCGACAGCGTCGACCGGGAGGACGCCCAGCGCGTCATCGACATCGTGCGCTCCTCGCTGGAGGACATCGGCATGGACCCCGAGACGGGCGAGTTCGACGCGGACATCGTCGAGACGGGCACCTCGAAGACCCAGCGCGATCGCATCCGCGACATCAAGGGCATCATCGGCGAGGTCGAGGGCGAGTACGACGAGGGCGCGCCCGTCGAGGAGGTGCTCGACCGCGCCGAGGCGGTCGGCATCGAGCGCTCCAAGGCCGAACACGAGATCGAGAAGCTACGCCGCCAGGGCGACGTCTACGAGCCACAGACCGACTACCTCCGGACGGTCTGA
- a CDS encoding DUF5789 family protein produces MRLFNDADEKLDAHSYPATTEDLVEAYGDLELDLPNGSETVGEALRSVPGEVFSDADDARYALYSGVSSKAIGRKFYSDRDPYAVGEFGPEQVSF; encoded by the coding sequence ATGCGTCTGTTCAACGACGCGGACGAGAAGCTCGACGCGCACAGCTATCCGGCGACCACGGAGGACCTCGTCGAGGCCTACGGCGACCTCGAACTCGACCTGCCGAACGGCTCGGAGACGGTCGGCGAGGCGCTCCGGAGCGTGCCCGGCGAGGTCTTCTCGGACGCCGACGACGCGCGCTACGCGCTCTACAGCGGCGTCTCCAGCAAGGCGATCGGGCGGAAGTTCTACTCCGACCGCGACCCGTACGCGGTCGGCGAGTTCGGGCCGGAGCAGGTGTCGTTCTAG
- a CDS encoding PHP domain-containing protein, translated as MVVADLHVHTTNSDGTLTLAEVPPAAREAGVRVVGITDHDRLHPDLRTPVAHVGGVTLVHGVELRVESDAGRVDLLGYGARRTDALADELERLQRDRIERARRIVERVEAETGVSLDVSFEPGVGRPHVARAIAESDAPYDAQGAFDHLIGDGGPCYVPRDVPSFERGAALLDDACGLVSLAHPLRYDDPGSALALTAELDGVEYRYPYGREVDLRPVERAIDEHGLVVTGGSDAHDRTLGRAGLDREEYRLFRDRVRLSR; from the coding sequence ATGGTCGTCGCCGACCTGCACGTGCACACGACGAACTCCGACGGGACGCTGACGCTGGCGGAGGTCCCGCCCGCGGCGCGCGAGGCGGGCGTCCGCGTCGTCGGGATCACCGACCACGACCGGCTCCACCCCGACCTGCGGACGCCGGTGGCGCACGTCGGGGGCGTCACGCTCGTCCACGGCGTCGAACTGCGCGTCGAGAGCGACGCCGGGAGGGTGGACCTCCTCGGCTACGGCGCGCGCCGCACCGACGCGCTCGCGGACGAACTGGAGCGACTCCAGCGCGATCGGATCGAGCGCGCCCGGCGGATCGTAGAGCGCGTCGAGGCCGAGACGGGCGTCTCGCTCGACGTGTCGTTCGAACCGGGCGTGGGGCGGCCGCACGTCGCGCGCGCCATCGCCGAGAGCGACGCGCCGTACGACGCCCAGGGCGCGTTCGACCACCTGATCGGCGACGGCGGGCCGTGCTACGTCCCGCGGGACGTCCCGTCGTTCGAGCGCGGGGCGGCGCTGCTCGACGACGCCTGCGGGCTGGTGAGCCTCGCGCACCCGCTGCGGTACGACGACCCCGGGTCGGCGCTCGCGCTGACCGCGGAACTCGACGGCGTCGAGTACCGCTACCCGTACGGCCGCGAGGTCGACCTGCGGCCCGTCGAGCGGGCGATCGACGAACACGGTCTCGTCGTCACCGGGGGGAGCGACGCCCACGACCGGACGCTGGGGCGGGCGGGGCTGGACCGCGAGGAGTACCGACTGTTTCGCGACCGCGTCCGATTGAGCCGGTAG
- a CDS encoding DUF6757 family protein, with protein sequence MQCHYCSDEADIAVERGGVTVGLCQIHFRERLDELQEEGWLDDLRSELEMDRFD encoded by the coding sequence ATGCAGTGTCACTACTGCAGCGACGAGGCGGACATCGCCGTCGAGCGCGGCGGCGTGACGGTCGGACTCTGTCAGATACACTTCCGCGAGCGCCTCGACGAACTGCAGGAGGAGGGGTGGCTCGACGACCTCAGGAGCGAACTCGAGATGGATCGATTCGACTGA
- a CDS encoding indolepyruvate ferredoxin oxidoreductase subunit alpha yields MSIDPDFAESRERTPVAETDLDLDADYDVWGRVEPPEALGIHGTHVAVDFDVCTGEGPCLENCPVDVFEWVETPGHPASEEKAAPVDEAQCIDCMLCVDICPVDAIDVDGSRA; encoded by the coding sequence ATGTCCATCGACCCGGACTTCGCCGAGAGCCGCGAGCGAACACCCGTCGCGGAGACCGACCTCGACCTCGACGCCGACTACGACGTGTGGGGCCGCGTCGAACCGCCCGAGGCGCTGGGCATCCACGGGACGCACGTCGCCGTCGACTTCGACGTCTGCACCGGCGAGGGACCGTGTCTGGAGAACTGCCCGGTCGACGTCTTCGAGTGGGTGGAGACGCCGGGACACCCCGCGAGCGAGGAGAAGGCCGCGCCCGTCGACGAGGCGCAGTGTATCGACTGTATGCTCTGCGTGGATATCTGTCCGGTGGACGCCATCGACGTCGACGGGAGTCGGGCCTGA
- a CDS encoding cupin domain-containing protein yields MEKVRIDDVDGWMGPADVKRPLGRELGTEDVAINYFELAPGESFAFGYHRHADQEEVFYVQRGTVAFETADGELPVEAGEAVRFAPGEYQQGWNRGDERVVALAIGAPAESGETEILRECADCGDRTPQRIEPTDDRSALVTLCEGCGAETGRFT; encoded by the coding sequence ATGGAGAAGGTGCGCATCGACGACGTGGACGGGTGGATGGGTCCGGCGGACGTGAAGCGACCGCTCGGGCGCGAACTCGGGACGGAGGACGTGGCGATCAACTACTTCGAACTCGCCCCCGGCGAGAGCTTCGCGTTCGGCTACCACCGCCACGCCGACCAGGAGGAGGTGTTCTACGTCCAGCGGGGAACGGTCGCGTTCGAGACGGCGGACGGCGAACTGCCCGTCGAGGCGGGCGAGGCGGTCCGCTTCGCGCCGGGCGAGTACCAGCAGGGGTGGAACCGGGGCGACGAGCGCGTCGTCGCGCTGGCGATCGGCGCGCCCGCGGAGTCCGGCGAGACGGAGATCCTCAGAGAGTGCGCCGACTGCGGCGACCGCACCCCCCAGCGCATCGAACCGACCGACGACCGCTCCGCGCTCGTGACGCTGTGTGAGGGCTGCGGGGCCGAGACGGGCCGGTTCACCTGA
- the chrA gene encoding chromate efflux transporter has protein sequence MAEAETATATGSEDGGTPSPDRLLEVALFFLKIGLVGFGGPLVHIAMMEDELVGQGSREWTDERTFVEGLAICNTLPGPASTQLGIFMGWVRAGTPGALVAGTAFMLPTFLVVLALSYLYFAYGGLPAVGALFYGINPVVIGLIVGATYSMAHTALAEGDDDLRFAFGGRDWAVDLKLLALLVAALVATAALNPNPLLLFVVAGLVGVGIYRPDWVRANAGRLAVGFATVGVLAIAYDRRDAVAAALAGLGRTLGVTGALGGLAGALWANTWVKLFLFMVYTGSFIYGGGLVLVPFIEKYVVSEFGWMTGATFVDGIAIGQLTPGPVVMTTAFVGYELMYETYGGSVAWGALGALVAAVGAFLPSFVFVVGLFPYVARIREDDRIRVALTGVNAAVVGAILGATVPLAAEALFAPEGTPFPDLAVDPVAAALVALSTVLFARGVSAVRLIALGGAVGLATLLA, from the coding sequence ATGGCCGAGGCCGAGACCGCGACGGCGACCGGATCCGAGGACGGAGGGACGCCCTCGCCCGACCGCCTGCTCGAGGTCGCCCTGTTCTTCCTGAAGATCGGGCTCGTCGGCTTCGGCGGCCCACTCGTCCACATCGCGATGATGGAGGACGAACTCGTCGGCCAGGGATCGCGCGAGTGGACCGACGAGCGGACGTTCGTGGAGGGGCTCGCCATCTGCAACACGCTTCCGGGACCGGCTTCCACCCAGCTCGGGATCTTCATGGGCTGGGTGCGGGCGGGCACGCCCGGCGCGCTCGTCGCGGGGACGGCGTTCATGCTCCCCACGTTCCTCGTCGTCCTCGCGCTCTCGTACCTCTACTTCGCCTACGGGGGCCTCCCGGCGGTCGGGGCGCTGTTCTACGGCATCAACCCCGTCGTCATCGGGTTGATCGTCGGCGCGACGTACTCGATGGCACACACGGCGCTCGCGGAGGGCGACGACGACCTCCGGTTCGCCTTCGGCGGACGCGACTGGGCGGTCGACCTGAAGCTCCTCGCCCTCCTCGTCGCCGCGCTGGTCGCCACCGCCGCGCTGAACCCCAACCCGCTCCTGCTGTTCGTCGTCGCGGGCCTCGTCGGCGTCGGGATCTACCGCCCCGACTGGGTGCGCGCGAACGCCGGACGGCTCGCCGTCGGTTTCGCGACCGTAGGCGTCCTCGCCATCGCGTACGACCGGCGGGACGCCGTGGCCGCCGCGCTCGCCGGACTGGGCCGCACGCTCGGCGTGACCGGCGCGCTCGGCGGTCTGGCGGGTGCGCTCTGGGCGAACACGTGGGTGAAGCTCTTCCTGTTCATGGTCTACACCGGGTCGTTCATCTACGGCGGCGGGCTGGTGCTCGTCCCGTTCATCGAGAAGTACGTCGTGAGCGAGTTCGGCTGGATGACCGGCGCGACGTTCGTCGACGGGATCGCCATCGGCCAGCTCACCCCCGGCCCGGTGGTCATGACGACCGCCTTCGTCGGGTACGAACTCATGTACGAGACCTACGGCGGGAGCGTCGCGTGGGGCGCGCTGGGCGCGCTCGTCGCCGCCGTCGGCGCGTTCCTCCCCTCGTTCGTCTTCGTCGTGGGGCTGTTCCCCTACGTCGCCCGGATCCGGGAGGACGACCGTATCCGGGTCGCCCTCACGGGCGTCAACGCCGCCGTCGTGGGGGCCATCCTCGGCGCGACCGTCCCCCTCGCGGCGGAGGCGCTGTTCGCCCCGGAGGGGACGCCCTTCCCCGACCTCGCGGTCGATCCCGTCGCCGCCGCCCTCGTCGCGCTGT